In Luteitalea sp. TBR-22, one genomic interval encodes:
- a CDS encoding polysaccharide deacetylase family protein → MFIRHLDGARSRYRRQVASYFSRRTVPVDLADPLISFTFDDFPASALRSGGPILERHGATATYYVSLGLLGMPTPTGRIVEGAALPGLLASGHELGCHTYSHCHSWNTAPARFRADVLRNRDVLADLLPEGRFETFSYPIAPPRPRTKILTSNLFRCSRLGGQKINAGYCDLNQLSAFFLEKANGDIGEVERIINEACAAKGWLIVATHDIDEQPTPFGCTPSFFSEVVRRAVGSGARILPVGRALDVVLRGRA, encoded by the coding sequence ATGTTCATCAGACACCTCGATGGCGCCCGAAGCCGATACCGGCGGCAGGTGGCTTCGTACTTTAGCCGCCGCACAGTGCCCGTTGACCTGGCCGATCCGCTAATCTCCTTCACGTTCGACGACTTCCCCGCCAGCGCGCTGCGCTCCGGAGGGCCCATTCTCGAGCGGCACGGTGCTACCGCCACGTACTACGTCAGCCTCGGGCTGCTGGGCATGCCAACTCCTACTGGTCGCATTGTCGAGGGAGCTGCGCTTCCTGGCCTGCTCGCCTCGGGACACGAACTGGGGTGCCATACGTACAGCCACTGCCACTCTTGGAACACGGCTCCGGCAAGATTTCGGGCGGACGTCCTCAGGAATCGAGATGTTCTGGCCGACCTGCTGCCGGAAGGCCGGTTCGAGACGTTCTCATATCCGATCGCACCACCCCGTCCGCGAACCAAGATCCTGACCTCGAATCTGTTCCGTTGCTCCCGGCTCGGCGGACAAAAGATCAACGCCGGCTACTGTGACCTCAATCAGCTATCGGCGTTCTTCCTGGAGAAGGCAAACGGCGACATCGGCGAGGTCGAGCGGATCATCAACGAAGCCTGCGCCGCAAAGGGGTGGTTGATCGTGGCAACCCACGATATCGACGAGCAGCCCACACCCTTTGGATGCACGCCGTCCTTCTTCTCTGAGGTCGTGCGTCGCGCTGTCGGCTCAGGAGCTCGGATTCTGCCGGTCGGCCGAGCCTTGGACGTCGTCCTGCGAGGTCGTGCCTAG
- a CDS encoding glycosyltransferase family 4 protein, protein MVVYTNYDNDARVRREAETLAANGFRVVCFSNRTSDRPRRYMLDGVDVRELDVPKYRGKSGAAYLASYGRFLLKASVACVQLSREARVDVVHCHNLPDILSFAGLVPRLRGSRVVLDIHDSIPETFASKFANGALRWKLLCLEERLGTLIADRVICVNHPQRDALITRGLPAGKTFVSMNVPDPRIFVPTQGSVAARPDGAFNLVYHGTMASRLGVDLVLRAVHALAERLPRLRLHLWGGGDDLPAFQALASQLGVADRIHFRPQGYPLEELPDRLASMDVGVVGNRRSPAGELMLPVKLLEYAALGIPAVVPRLRTISHYFSDEMVMYYEPGDVASMAEAIERLLGDQIRRREQPRKAAEFLNQHGWHQQGPELVDFYRSLVSSEAVTRTEALYK, encoded by the coding sequence ATGGTGGTCTACACCAACTACGACAACGATGCCCGAGTGAGGCGGGAGGCCGAGACCCTCGCCGCAAATGGCTTCCGCGTCGTGTGCTTCTCGAACCGCACGAGCGATCGGCCCCGCCGCTACATGCTGGACGGCGTCGATGTTCGTGAACTTGATGTGCCGAAGTACCGGGGCAAGAGTGGCGCAGCGTACCTTGCCTCATATGGCCGCTTCCTGCTCAAGGCATCCGTTGCCTGCGTTCAGTTGTCCCGCGAAGCCAGAGTGGATGTCGTCCACTGTCACAACCTCCCGGACATCCTCTCCTTCGCTGGCCTCGTACCGAGGCTGAGGGGTAGCCGAGTGGTGCTGGACATTCACGACTCCATACCGGAGACGTTTGCCAGCAAGTTTGCCAACGGCGCACTGCGCTGGAAGCTGCTCTGCCTGGAAGAGAGGCTCGGCACGCTGATCGCCGACCGGGTCATCTGCGTCAACCATCCCCAGCGCGACGCGCTGATCACGCGAGGGCTGCCTGCGGGCAAGACCTTCGTGTCCATGAACGTCCCCGATCCGCGCATCTTCGTGCCGACACAAGGTTCAGTCGCCGCGCGGCCCGATGGCGCGTTCAATCTCGTGTACCACGGGACCATGGCGTCGCGGCTTGGGGTCGATCTCGTGCTCCGGGCTGTGCACGCACTTGCCGAGCGACTGCCGCGATTGCGTCTTCATCTCTGGGGTGGGGGCGACGACCTGCCTGCGTTCCAGGCGCTCGCCAGTCAACTCGGCGTGGCGGACCGTATCCATTTCCGTCCGCAGGGCTATCCACTCGAGGAGCTACCCGATCGACTGGCGTCGATGGACGTGGGCGTCGTCGGCAACCGTCGGTCCCCGGCAGGCGAACTGATGTTGCCGGTGAAGTTGCTGGAGTATGCCGCGCTTGGCATTCCAGCGGTGGTGCCTCGCCTCAGGACGATCAGTCACTACTTCTCGGACGAGATGGTCATGTACTACGAGCCCGGGGACGTGGCATCGATGGCAGAGGCCATCGAGAGACTGCTCGGCGATCAGATCCGGCGCCGAGAGCAACCCCGCAAGGCCGCCGAGTTCCTGAATCAGCATGGGTGGCACCAACAAGGGCCTGAGCTCGTGGATTTCTACAGGAGCCTTGTCAGCAGCGAGGCCGTCACGCGCACCGAGGCGCTGTACAAGTGA
- a CDS encoding glycosyltransferase family 2 protein, whose product MPDISVCVCTFRRPVLLKRLLEAMRQQDLPGHVELEIVVVDNAPEASAEAVVREFVTAGGSPVRYVAEPSRNISIARNTALASATAPILALIDDDELPSKRWLLNALNTLEETGADGVLGPVIPEYPLGAPSWLRSLAATQRRRLTTGSRVEQRDARTGNVVLRRERIGAGPWFRPEFGRTGGEDSDFFQRQFARGLQFVWCDEAVVSEAVPTSRWTIRYHVIREWRSGSITGSAHRLGLGPSLSLRRMAREAIYAVVCTAAALPAVALPRSVGVRIWQKAAYSLALLLSAAGLSSAAERT is encoded by the coding sequence ATGCCTGACATCTCGGTCTGCGTCTGCACATTCCGCCGGCCTGTCCTGCTCAAGCGCTTGTTGGAGGCCATGCGACAGCAGGATCTTCCGGGCCACGTCGAGCTAGAGATCGTGGTGGTTGACAACGCTCCAGAGGCATCAGCAGAAGCGGTCGTTCGTGAGTTCGTGACAGCGGGAGGAAGCCCCGTACGTTACGTGGCTGAGCCTTCCCGCAACATCTCCATCGCCCGCAACACCGCCCTGGCGTCGGCCACGGCGCCCATCCTCGCCCTCATCGACGACGATGAGCTGCCATCCAAGAGGTGGCTGCTGAACGCTCTGAACACGCTCGAAGAGACAGGCGCAGACGGCGTACTCGGACCGGTCATTCCGGAGTATCCCCTGGGTGCGCCCTCCTGGCTGCGTTCTCTGGCCGCCACTCAACGACGGCGACTCACGACGGGAAGCCGTGTGGAGCAGCGAGACGCCCGCACGGGAAACGTTGTCCTGAGGCGCGAGCGCATTGGGGCAGGCCCGTGGTTTCGCCCAGAGTTCGGGCGCACAGGCGGCGAGGACAGCGACTTCTTCCAGCGGCAGTTTGCACGTGGCCTGCAGTTCGTGTGGTGTGACGAGGCGGTCGTCAGCGAGGCCGTTCCAACCAGTCGATGGACCATCCGCTACCACGTGATAAGGGAGTGGCGGTCCGGCAGCATCACCGGGAGTGCGCATCGCCTGGGACTCGGGCCCTCCCTTTCATTGCGCCGAATGGCCAGGGAAGCCATCTACGCGGTGGTATGTACGGCTGCGGCTCTGCCGGCGGTCGCTCTGCCAAGATCAGTTGGCGTGCGGATCTGGCAAAAGGCTGCGTACTCGCTGGCTCTCTTGCTCTCTGCGGCGGGGCTGAGTTCGGCCGCCGAGCGCACTTGA
- a CDS encoding glycosyltransferase family 2 protein, with amino-acid sequence MSDLSYALVTPARNEADYIGKTLESVARQTVLPVRWVIVSDGSTDATERLVAEYAASAPFIELVCLSQDRSRDFAAKVQAFNAGLARLSAVRYDVIGSLDADISFGPDYFEFLLKKFSDSPRLGVAGTPFAEGGATYDYRYTNQNHVSGACQLFRRECFEEIGGYVPIPGGGIDWVAVTTARMKGWQTRTFTERISIHHRPMGTGASQGKVRALFRHGQKDFALGGHPAWQLFRGAYQMTRRPHLVGGAALLTGYFWALLSGKRRVVSPELARFNRSEQMARLRSALVRRTA; translated from the coding sequence ATGAGCGACCTCTCCTACGCTCTCGTCACGCCGGCCCGGAACGAGGCGGACTACATCGGCAAAACCCTCGAGTCAGTGGCGCGGCAGACCGTACTGCCCGTGCGGTGGGTCATCGTGAGCGACGGTTCCACTGACGCCACGGAGCGGCTGGTCGCCGAGTATGCGGCTTCGGCGCCTTTCATCGAACTGGTCTGCCTGTCGCAGGATCGCTCGCGGGACTTCGCTGCGAAAGTGCAGGCCTTCAATGCCGGCCTTGCCAGGCTCTCGGCCGTTCGTTACGACGTCATTGGCAGCCTTGATGCGGACATCTCGTTTGGGCCGGACTATTTCGAGTTCCTTCTGAAGAAGTTCAGCGACAGCCCGCGACTCGGCGTGGCCGGAACTCCCTTCGCCGAGGGTGGAGCGACGTACGATTACCGCTACACGAACCAGAACCATGTGTCGGGCGCCTGCCAACTGTTCAGGAGGGAGTGCTTCGAGGAGATCGGGGGGTACGTCCCGATACCCGGCGGAGGCATCGATTGGGTGGCCGTCACCACGGCTCGCATGAAGGGCTGGCAGACCAGGACCTTCACCGAGCGCATCAGCATCCACCATCGGCCGATGGGTACGGGCGCCTCACAGGGTAAGGTCCGCGCTCTGTTCCGGCACGGCCAGAAGGACTTCGCGCTCGGCGGCCACCCGGCATGGCAACTCTTCAGGGGCGCGTATCAGATGACGCGACGGCCCCATCTGGTGGGTGGTGCCGCACTCCTGACCGGATACTTCTGGGCGCTGCTGTCGGGCAAGCGCCGCGTGGTCTCGCCAGAGCTCGCGCGGTTCAATAGATCGGAGCAGATGGCACGATTGCGATCAGCCCTGGTCCGCAGGACCGCGTGA
- a CDS encoding bifunctional 2-polyprenyl-6-hydroxyphenol methylase/3-demethylubiquinol 3-O-methyltransferase UbiG: MRTETSGAIGDQDKTVTPQPNPSQNNMQRDQHESCNSVPFDHGQNLASLSGPRAALSVMFQCGSPASLLDVGCGIGQWVQAARELGVKDAWGLDGVRIPSASLHFPAENFLTQPLTKPFSLARRFDVALCLEVGEHLDSEHARTLIETLVAHADTIYFSGACPGQPGQHHVNCQWPAYWQQLFNEQGYACSDRLRWMLWADERIEPWYRQNIFVAKREPTLAGKEARIPPVVHPALLPFLLQGEEIAKVETGRMSLSWYGAILPKALWAKLQRRTAALTKQDSVDLTKS, encoded by the coding sequence ATGAGGACGGAGACGAGTGGCGCCATCGGAGACCAGGACAAAACAGTAACACCGCAGCCGAATCCCTCCCAGAACAATATGCAACGCGACCAGCACGAGTCATGCAATTCAGTGCCCTTCGATCATGGGCAGAACCTCGCGTCCCTGTCGGGTCCCCGGGCGGCACTTTCGGTGATGTTCCAGTGCGGCAGTCCCGCGTCCCTTCTCGACGTCGGCTGTGGCATCGGGCAGTGGGTCCAGGCAGCGCGTGAACTCGGAGTCAAGGATGCTTGGGGGCTGGACGGCGTACGTATCCCATCGGCCTCTCTACATTTCCCCGCCGAGAACTTCCTCACGCAGCCGCTGACGAAGCCATTCAGCCTTGCGCGGCGCTTCGACGTCGCCCTGTGCCTCGAGGTCGGCGAGCACCTCGACTCCGAACACGCTCGCACCCTGATTGAGACGCTCGTGGCTCACGCAGATACGATCTACTTCTCTGGCGCTTGTCCCGGGCAGCCCGGACAGCATCACGTCAACTGCCAGTGGCCAGCATACTGGCAGCAGTTGTTCAACGAACAAGGTTACGCCTGCTCGGACCGCCTGCGATGGATGCTCTGGGCTGATGAGCGGATTGAGCCGTGGTACCGGCAAAACATCTTTGTGGCGAAGCGCGAACCGACACTCGCCGGTAAGGAGGCGCGGATCCCACCGGTGGTGCATCCGGCACTGCTTCCCTTTCTGTTACAAGGCGAGGAGATAGCCAAGGTCGAGACCGGTCGGATGTCCCTTTCATGGTATGGCGCGATCCTGCCGAAGGCGCTGTGGGCTAAGCTTCAGCGGCGAACTGCCGCTCTCACGAAGCAAGATAGTGTCGACCTCACAAAGAGCTGA
- a CDS encoding lipopolysaccharide biosynthesis protein: MRQAVLGRQVITGGILTALAQGAKAGLGILSAMVLARLLAPQDFGLVAMVASVASLLRIFRDAGLSTATIQRDSISQAQVSNLFWVNVGIGAVLALTLAASGPLIGAFYRDSRLPAIAVALALGFVLSGGIVQHQALLARSLRFGRLAAIEVASGAVSLVVAVVLASAGWGYWSLIASSLALEACTLVLTWSASGWRPRLPARGVGTRELLSFGASMTAGSLLHILSRNVDNVLLGRVHGAEVVGLYSRAYILLMRPVDQFLMPIGPVIVPALSRLNGDPARYRRAFLRFYGAVALVGFPFAGICLALAGPMTLVLLGPRWSDSAPVFRAFSLAALFLPLAAPSGWLLISQGRAREYVGLNAAVATVSIASYVAGVRFGAVGVAYSYSVASLLLSLPVLFHICGRRGPVLSTDLWSVFWRHAPLWCLAFAVASSVSSSLNSSTPLVQLLSGVGSASLAVIGVLMVVPAYRRNAQVLLSDGVAALKSYAGGSRVVG; the protein is encoded by the coding sequence GTGCGCCAGGCAGTACTCGGTCGCCAGGTCATAACGGGCGGCATCCTGACGGCACTCGCGCAAGGGGCCAAGGCGGGGCTTGGAATCCTGTCGGCGATGGTTCTCGCAAGGCTTCTTGCGCCGCAGGACTTTGGTCTCGTCGCCATGGTGGCGAGCGTGGCGAGTCTGCTTCGCATATTCAGAGACGCAGGTCTATCGACCGCAACAATCCAGCGGGATTCAATCTCACAGGCCCAGGTGTCAAATCTCTTCTGGGTGAACGTAGGGATTGGTGCAGTTCTGGCGCTGACGCTCGCAGCCAGCGGCCCACTAATCGGAGCCTTCTACCGCGACTCACGGCTGCCAGCCATAGCTGTGGCATTGGCACTCGGATTCGTGCTCAGCGGAGGCATTGTCCAGCACCAAGCACTGTTGGCGCGGTCACTTCGTTTCGGCCGACTTGCAGCAATCGAAGTCGCGTCGGGCGCTGTCAGCTTGGTGGTCGCCGTAGTGCTGGCATCAGCCGGGTGGGGATACTGGTCTCTGATCGCCTCATCGCTGGCGCTGGAGGCGTGCACGCTGGTACTGACCTGGAGCGCATCCGGGTGGAGACCTCGGTTGCCGGCACGTGGCGTCGGAACTCGTGAACTTCTGAGTTTCGGAGCCTCGATGACGGCTGGCTCGCTGCTGCACATTCTGTCCCGCAACGTGGACAACGTGCTCTTGGGGCGTGTGCACGGCGCCGAAGTCGTGGGGCTATACAGTCGAGCGTACATACTCCTGATGCGCCCAGTCGACCAGTTCTTGATGCCAATCGGCCCGGTCATAGTGCCAGCGCTTTCTCGTCTCAACGGCGATCCCGCACGGTACCGACGTGCTTTCCTTCGTTTCTACGGTGCGGTAGCTCTCGTGGGTTTTCCGTTCGCAGGGATCTGTCTTGCGCTTGCCGGTCCAATGACGCTGGTCCTGCTCGGCCCTCGTTGGAGTGATTCGGCGCCGGTATTCCGAGCGTTCTCGCTGGCAGCGCTGTTCCTCCCGCTAGCCGCTCCCAGCGGATGGCTTCTGATAAGTCAGGGACGCGCGCGAGAGTATGTCGGACTGAATGCCGCGGTCGCGACGGTCTCTATCGCGTCCTACGTAGCAGGCGTCCGCTTTGGCGCGGTTGGGGTTGCATACTCATACTCGGTCGCATCACTTCTCCTCAGCCTTCCAGTCCTCTTCCATATCTGCGGACGCCGAGGCCCGGTGTTGTCTACGGACCTCTGGAGCGTATTCTGGCGCCACGCCCCGCTGTGGTGCCTCGCGTTCGCGGTAGCGAGCTCCGTTAGCAGCTCGTTGAACTCATCCACGCCCCTAGTGCAACTACTGTCTGGTGTTGGGAGCGCGTCCCTTGC
- a CDS encoding N-acetyltransferase, with product MTTFKIYEGVDLGDGTIVEDFCLIGVPPRGRAEGELPTRIGAGACIRSHTVVYAGNTIGANLQTGNKVNIRESNTIGDDVSIGTMSVIEHHVEIGHGVRIHTQAFIPEFSVLEEGCWIGPNVVLTNARYPQSPGVKESLRGPIIRRGAKIGANATLLPGVEIGANAVVGAGSVVVHDVPPYAVVVGNPARVVNHVSNLPYGTTANE from the coding sequence GTGACCACATTCAAGATCTACGAAGGCGTCGATCTCGGGGACGGCACCATCGTTGAAGATTTCTGCCTCATCGGCGTGCCGCCGCGCGGTCGCGCCGAGGGAGAACTTCCGACGCGAATCGGCGCCGGTGCCTGCATCAGGTCGCACACGGTGGTCTATGCCGGCAACACGATCGGCGCAAACCTGCAGACCGGCAACAAGGTGAACATCCGCGAGTCGAACACGATTGGCGACGACGTGAGCATCGGCACGATGTCCGTGATCGAGCACCATGTCGAGATCGGTCATGGTGTCAGAATTCACACGCAGGCCTTCATCCCCGAGTTCTCGGTGCTCGAGGAAGGTTGCTGGATCGGCCCGAACGTCGTCCTGACCAACGCCAGATACCCCCAGTCGCCCGGCGTGAAGGAATCCTTGCGTGGACCGATCATCCGCCGCGGCGCGAAGATTGGTGCCAATGCGACGCTGCTCCCCGGAGTGGAGATCGGCGCGAACGCCGTGGTCGGCGCCGGGTCAGTCGTGGTCCATGATGTGCCGCCATATGCCGTCGTTGTTGGCAACCCAGCGCGGGTCGTCAACCACGTCTCGAATCTCCCGTACGGCACGACTGCAAACGAGTAG
- a CDS encoding DegT/DnrJ/EryC1/StrS aminotransferase family protein, with protein sequence MPITEKHLHVPFVDLQAQYASIKTEVDAAIADVLNRTSFIGGPQVKSFEEEFARYCGVGHCVGVANGTDAIAIALRALGIGAGHEVITAANSFIATSEAITMAGASPVFVDIDPRTCNIDVSRIEEKITAATRAIVPVHLYGQPADMDPIRDIAFRHGLRIVGDAAQAHGALYRQQPIATLADATCYSFYPGKNLGAYGDAGAIVTADADVATRARMIANHGRIAKYDHTMEGVNSRLDGLQAAILRVKLAHLERWTEARRSNAARYTALLQETPVTLPYELPDVRAVYHLYVVRVPAARRDAIQASLKTSGIETGIHYPIALPHLEAYRHLGHAPADFPEALRASGDVLSLPMFPELSGAQADHVVNSLRSCL encoded by the coding sequence ATGCCCATCACCGAGAAGCACCTCCATGTGCCATTCGTCGACCTGCAGGCGCAATACGCGTCCATCAAGACGGAGGTCGATGCGGCGATCGCTGATGTCCTGAATCGGACGTCGTTCATCGGTGGACCACAAGTCAAGAGCTTCGAAGAGGAGTTCGCCAGGTACTGCGGTGTTGGGCACTGCGTCGGTGTGGCCAACGGGACCGATGCCATCGCCATCGCATTACGGGCGCTCGGGATCGGCGCAGGTCACGAGGTGATCACGGCCGCGAACTCCTTCATCGCGACGTCGGAAGCGATCACGATGGCTGGTGCGTCGCCGGTCTTCGTGGACATCGATCCGAGAACGTGCAACATCGACGTCTCTCGCATAGAGGAGAAGATCACCGCGGCTACTCGGGCGATCGTGCCGGTCCATCTCTATGGCCAGCCTGCCGACATGGATCCCATCCGCGACATCGCCTTCAGGCATGGCCTGCGGATTGTTGGCGATGCCGCACAAGCTCACGGCGCGCTGTACAGGCAGCAGCCGATTGCGACCCTGGCCGACGCGACCTGCTACTCCTTCTATCCGGGAAAGAACCTGGGTGCGTACGGCGATGCCGGGGCGATCGTGACCGCCGATGCCGACGTGGCAACGCGGGCCCGCATGATTGCCAACCACGGGCGCATCGCCAAGTACGACCACACGATGGAGGGTGTCAACAGCCGACTGGACGGCCTCCAGGCGGCCATTCTTCGGGTGAAGCTCGCGCACCTCGAGCGATGGACCGAGGCGCGCCGCTCGAACGCCGCCCGGTACACGGCTCTGCTCCAGGAGACGCCGGTCACGCTGCCATACGAGCTTCCGGATGTCCGCGCGGTCTACCACCTGTACGTGGTGCGCGTGCCTGCGGCGCGTCGCGATGCGATTCAGGCTTCCCTCAAGACGAGCGGCATCGAGACCGGCATCCACTATCCGATTGCCCTGCCGCACCTCGAGGCATACCGGCACCTCGGCCACGCTCCCGCGGACTTCCCAGAGGCATTGCGAGCGTCGGGAGACGTTCTTTCGCTTCCCATGTTTCCCGAGTTGAGCGGCGCGCAAGCCGACCATGTGGTGAACAGCCTGCGTTCGTGCCTTTGA
- a CDS encoding O-antigen ligase codes for MLLAGSRFLSRWLAIVGIGMTGGGSAADGSPIDMVAFLVLMTLMAVSLARRNINWPSLLGANWTLCALYAFGLLSITWSADPVVALKRLIKSTGTVAAALVILTDKYPYKALRSVMTSLSVVLLPLSILFIKYYPEIGRQYHSTGAQMMTGVTTQKNSLGELCMLTGLYASWNLLHVRPTGGNNGGRLPWHVALPVLAMVAWLMLLADSATALVCLATATGVHFIGRSPQIASRPTRLALVLAATASSYVILQFGFDINAVLLGLLNRRPDLTTRVPMWEDLLATAANPLVGFGWQSFSLTEQHSRIFERWQVVSVHNTYLDLYLNLGLVGLALYGLVWLRGVWSSVRCLTASYQQGVLRISLLLVVALYGWTETVDLGVSNMYWVLLLAAIDLPILTAPLTARSSMGGAGRQGTTSASSMPPPRVPVNRGSWSKTSRHTSQGGRRPRRAPVEGSAGPVVSTHGARDGQGAPTPEPPAARPEFHRTLAQTGRGEQSARDDRDRTGDIDVEGTKG; via the coding sequence GTGCTCCTGGCCGGTTCCCGCTTTCTGTCGCGCTGGCTGGCCATCGTCGGCATAGGCATGACGGGCGGAGGGTCTGCGGCCGACGGGAGCCCGATCGACATGGTGGCGTTCCTCGTCCTGATGACGCTGATGGCGGTCTCGCTGGCACGAAGAAACATCAACTGGCCTTCGTTGCTGGGTGCCAACTGGACCTTGTGCGCGCTCTATGCATTTGGCTTGCTCAGCATCACGTGGAGCGCGGACCCGGTAGTAGCCCTGAAAAGACTGATCAAGAGCACCGGTACCGTGGCGGCCGCCTTGGTGATCCTCACTGACAAGTACCCTTACAAGGCGCTGAGGTCGGTCATGACTTCACTGAGCGTGGTTCTCCTGCCGCTCTCGATTCTCTTCATTAAGTACTACCCAGAGATTGGCCGCCAGTATCACTCCACAGGGGCACAAATGATGACGGGAGTGACTACGCAGAAGAACTCCCTGGGTGAACTGTGCATGCTGACAGGCCTCTACGCTTCTTGGAACCTGCTTCACGTCAGGCCCACCGGCGGAAACAACGGCGGCCGGCTCCCTTGGCACGTCGCCCTGCCGGTCCTCGCGATGGTGGCGTGGCTCATGCTGCTTGCCGACAGCGCCACCGCCCTAGTATGCCTGGCGACTGCGACGGGAGTGCATTTCATCGGCCGGTCACCGCAGATCGCCTCGCGTCCAACCCGCCTCGCGCTGGTACTCGCAGCAACGGCCTCCAGTTACGTCATCCTGCAGTTCGGCTTCGACATCAATGCAGTCCTTCTGGGACTACTGAACCGTCGTCCTGATCTGACCACCAGAGTGCCGATGTGGGAAGACCTCTTGGCTACGGCGGCCAACCCGCTAGTGGGCTTCGGCTGGCAGAGCTTTTCACTGACAGAGCAACACAGCCGCATCTTTGAGAGATGGCAGGTCGTTTCAGTGCACAACACCTATCTCGATTTGTACCTGAATCTCGGGCTAGTCGGGCTGGCACTGTACGGGCTCGTGTGGCTCCGGGGGGTATGGAGCAGCGTGCGCTGTCTGACGGCATCGTACCAACAGGGCGTTCTTAGGATCAGCTTGCTGCTGGTGGTAGCGCTCTATGGCTGGACCGAAACCGTCGATCTCGGCGTGAGCAACATGTACTGGGTGCTGCTCTTGGCTGCGATCGATCTCCCGATCCTGACCGCACCTCTCACCGCCCGGTCGTCCATGGGCGGAGCTGGACGACAAGGAACGACAAGCGCGTCCTCAATGCCGCCTCCGCGTGTTCCGGTCAATCGGGGCTCTTGGTCAAAAACCAGCAGGCACACTTCTCAAGGCGGTAGGCGGCCGCGGCGCGCACCCGTGGAAGGATCCGCCGGCCCCGTTGTATCGACGCACGGAGCCCGAGACGGTCAAGGAGCACCCACCCCTGAGCCTCCTGCGGCGCGACCAGAATTCCATCGAACTCTTGCGCAAACTGGCCGAGGTGAGCAATCAGCGCGGGATGATCGGGATAGAACAGGGGATATAGACGTTGAAGGTACGAAAGGATAG
- a CDS encoding GNAT family N-acetyltransferase, with protein sequence MEAHSAETTEKGVRTRRAAIPIGDDLKVVVRRGVMSVGSILDEFWLPSDSLPPLESIIRTLRSASGCPDVFTIAERLPAPSLRLDFATENESLAVATFSSYEEWFDKVNRSVRKHIRKAEREGIVVAEAPFNDELVAGIHRVYNEVPVRQGRPFWHFGKDLAVVRADNATFLDRSVFLTAHADGDFVGFLKMVEIEPGVSALMQILSTVAHQDRRPTNALLAKAVEVCARRGVKQLVYGHYAYGSKESGSLVDFKQANGFERVDVPRYFIPLSAVGRVGLKLGLHRPLKDRIPPALRSRLVSLRARWHATRGAA encoded by the coding sequence ATGGAAGCCCATTCAGCAGAGACGACCGAAAAGGGTGTCCGGACGCGTCGAGCCGCCATACCGATAGGCGACGACCTGAAGGTCGTGGTGCGCAGGGGCGTAATGAGTGTCGGCTCGATCCTCGACGAGTTCTGGCTCCCGTCAGACTCTCTCCCACCGCTGGAGTCGATCATCCGCACTCTCAGGTCGGCAAGCGGGTGTCCCGATGTGTTCACCATCGCCGAGCGCCTGCCAGCCCCTTCACTGAGGCTCGACTTCGCGACCGAGAACGAATCCCTCGCCGTGGCGACCTTCTCGTCGTACGAGGAATGGTTCGACAAGGTCAACAGGAGCGTCCGGAAGCACATCCGGAAGGCCGAGCGGGAAGGGATCGTGGTGGCAGAAGCTCCCTTCAACGACGAACTTGTCGCCGGGATCCACCGCGTCTACAACGAGGTTCCAGTTCGACAGGGCCGTCCGTTCTGGCACTTCGGCAAGGATCTCGCCGTTGTCCGCGCCGACAATGCCACGTTCCTGGACAGGAGCGTGTTCTTGACGGCTCATGCCGACGGCGACTTCGTCGGCTTTCTCAAGATGGTGGAGATCGAGCCTGGCGTGAGTGCGCTCATGCAGATTCTGTCGACGGTTGCGCACCAGGACCGTCGTCCGACAAACGCCCTGCTTGCGAAGGCGGTCGAAGTCTGCGCGCGCCGCGGTGTGAAGCAGTTGGTCTATGGGCACTATGCCTATGGTTCCAAGGAGAGCGGATCCCTGGTCGACTTCAAGCAGGCCAACGGCTTTGAACGCGTCGACGTTCCGCGCTACTTCATTCCCTTGAGCGCCGTTGGCCGTGTAGGACTCAAGCTCGGTTTGCACCGACCGCTGAAGGATCGGATTCCTCCGGCACTCCGCTCCCGCCTCGTATCGCTGCGCGCCCGCTGGCATGCGACCCGAGGCGCTGCGTAG